A stretch of DNA from Acidimicrobiales bacterium:
CGGCTCCCCACCCTTGAGCACCGCGGCCACGGGCGACGTGCTCGCCAGCCCGGGAGAGGCGTCGAGGTCGAGATCGCTGTCCACCCACGCCGTCCCGACCGGATCGCGATGGGCGGCGGCGGCGGCGGTGCGCACGCCACCCGCTTCGTCCATGACGTGGACTCCGCACCAGTCCCCCAGCACCGGTACCACCAGGCGGGCCAGGCGGTACAGCGCGGTGTCGGGATCCAGCGTCTCGGTCAGCACCGAGCTGGCGTCGGCCAGCAGGGTCAGCCGGGCCAGCAGGGCATCGTTGTCCGTTTCGCCCCCCACCATCTCCTCGATTCGATCGCCGCCGCCCTCGAGACGGCCAGTATCGGCCACCTCTTAACATCTTCGAGATCGGCGGACATTGTCCTGCTCGCGGGAGGACCCTGTACCGCTATGGGCCGGTTAACCCTCGCACGCGAAGGGTATGTTCTTGCTAGCTGGCGAGTGGGCACTGGGGGTTGGGTGCGCCAAGCCGAGGGATCGGCTTGGCCACCCAACGCGACGCCGGACGGGTGTGGTGAACCATGGGCCGCGATTTCACTCAGATAGGTGACCCCTCGTCCCCTTCTCATCGCGAGCCGACCCGTCTACCGTGAGAAGCGACCGCGGCGGCTCCCCCCTCGTGGTCATAGAGAACGGCCGGGGACCCCGGATGACAGGCGAGGGCCCGGGGTCTCCGAGCCGTCCTTTATCCTCGGCCTCGGGGTGTGCGCGCCGTTTGGGAGGGTCTGCGCTAGTTGGGCGAGGGCGCCGAGGGCGGATGGGTGATGGTGATGATCCCCGTCAGCCCGCTCAGCTCCAGGACCTTGAACACGTTGTCGCGCGGCGAGTCGAGGGTGAGGTGCCCGCCGCGCTCCTCGAGGGCGAAATGCGTCTGCGCCAGCACGGCGATGCCGGTCGACTCCATGAACGCGGTGTCTCCCAGACCGACCACCACATCTCCGCCGGCAGCGACGAGCCCGGCGAGGACGTCGCTCAGGCGAGGCGCCGTGAAGATGTCGAGCTCTCCCCTGACGCTCACCATCGACGTGCCATCATCTTCTGAGACAACCACGCCGAACTCGGGCGCACCGTGCATGGGTCCCTCCCTCGTGGCTAGTTGCGTACCACGGCGACGGTGTCCTGACAAGGGGCGCCGGACCCGGCTCTAGCGGTGATGGCAGAGCGTCGGCGCTGCTTGCTCAGCGCCACGACGGGAACTTGTCGACCCCCGACGCCAGCGGCGGGACGTCCCGAGGAGCTTGCGCCGAATGCCGCTCGTACCGGACGGGATGGCCCATTACGGGCTCGCCCCCGCGACCATCCGCGACGGTGCCCCGCTGCCGGAACAGCTCGGCGCCGAGCATCTCCTTCTGCGAGAGCACGGGGGCCACAGGCACGCCCGCCTCGACGAGGGCGGCGACGACCTCGTCGCGCCGACTGCTGGCGATGGCCTTCACGATGCGCTCGTTCAGCTGCTTGCCGAGCGTCACGCGCTCTGCGAACCCCAGTGATGCCGCGTCGTCGAGACCGAGGGCGCGGACGAGGTTGCTCCACGCGCCGTCCTCACTGAGGACACCGAGGGCGATCCAGCCACCGTCGGCCGTGGCGAAGGTCCCGTAGCCGGGCAGGTCGCCGAGGGACTGACCGTCGGACATGACGAGGGGCGGGAGGGCCCCGGTCCACGT
This window harbors:
- a CDS encoding STAS domain-containing protein — protein: MHGAPEFGVVVSEDDGTSMVSVRGELDIFTAPRLSDVLAGLVAAGGDVVVGLGDTAFMESTGIAVLAQTHFALEERGGHLTLDSPRDNVFKVLELSGLTGIITITHPPSAPSPN